From the genome of Ziziphus jujuba cultivar Dongzao chromosome 4, ASM3175591v1:
AATGGATGAATACCAGAGTATACTATACATAATGATGCAACTACAAACCCAAAAGGGAATTTGAATCGTTGATTAAGTGGCATACCAGTTTAAACCAACTCCAAAATGTTAAATTGCATCAACAAGAAACAAGCAATTTTCTATGTAAACAAGCTCTTGACATATGCAATCTACATAATCAAACAaatataccccaaaaaaaaaaaaaaaaaaagacatgttTCATACAAAATAGAACACAATTGAAATACTAGCTCCATGAAAAAGcgaggaaaaatcaaaattttctacaTGGCTGCTTATGTCAAATTGCCCCCACTTTGCTGCCACAAGTTGATGATGTCAGTAGCCTGATTGAGAAGAATAATCATCTCCTTTTGAGATATCCAGGGCTTGCTTTCAAGGAGCACCTTGAGCTCCTCCCAAGCATCTTTCCTGGGCCAGAAGTAGTAGGGACTTAGAGGGATTGTGCCATGACCAGGTATCAGTTGGTCAAGTCCAATGCCGATATTCTTCTCCATCCAAATGAATTTCAATACAAGCCTTGGTTTCTTTAATGGCTTCACAACCACTCCAAGCTTCTACaaatatcaaccaaaaaaaaaaaaagaaaaaaaaaattaaggaaaaggaATCGCCTTTATCActgattatttttttggtcactGAGAAATTGTGGGAAATCAAGGCATTAATTAGATATATctaattctataaatatatctatTCAGTATTCTTCAAACAGCAAGTTGATTCCCAAGAAATGAAACTAAATTTCCATACTTTTCCAGGCAATAAGCCAGTCTGCTAAAATGCGAAGTTGAGAAAATTCAGCATATCTATATTGACAAACCCAATTCCTTGGATTATTCCATTTTCAgctcaaataaagaaaaaaccaacttaaatgaaagagaggggagagagagagagttgaacCTCTTTATTTTCTGAAGGGGTTCCGGAGGTAACATCATCGACGGGGTACTCTTCAGCCACTACAGATTCGGCGGCGGCTGAAACAGAGAGTTGGAACTTTCTGGAGGGGTGGCGGAGTTTGAACTCAGAGCCTGAGCGAGCAGTGAAAATGGAAGATGTCCTTGGCTTCACAAATACCGAAGAGGAGGAGTGAATGATAGGCTTGAGATTTTGAAAGTGAGCTTGGGGAAGCGATGTTGAAGGCCTGAAAGACGCATTCCAATTCGCAGCTTGAAACTGATGAATTGCCATCGATGTCGTCCCCCAACCTCACCTTATCTAACATGCACACACGGACACAGACACAGAACACACGCAGAAAGAGAGCTTTCTTTTATGTTCTCAGTTTTGTTTCCCTAACCGAGAGACGGCTGTGGATAAGGAAGATTCCGCAATTGGGTATTGATTACTTTGAGGCCACTCCCAGGCCCAACAAATTTTTGGATCAACTCACATAAAGCCCACTTCCTTTTGCACGTGCACGCACATTCCCCCACTGCAACTATGCATTCACAATAGATGAAGAAATTCAGTGGTAACAAGCGTAACAGAGAAGATTCCAAAAAGGATTTATTCCTTGTAATGATAAGAAAATCAACAATGAGGCACGACAAAGAAGGGTGAggatttttcaatttctatttttatttttttcttgagaatacagataaatagataaaaattgcCAACCATCAAACTTGGTTAGGAAAAAAATGTGAATCCATTTCCTATTAAAATTAGCAAAACATTACAACGTGTTTCCCTGAAATGTTccaagaatttcaaaaatttaatgcAGTTCTTTCTTAATTCATTCTTTTAACTTTCTTCAGGACTCGATATCCACCTAAATCACACGCGATCAAAATTcatcacccctttttttttcttttttcttttttgacaataaattcatcttcttcttcttttctttttcttttcttcttgtttttcttttttttgacaataaatTCATCACCTTCTAGTTCTCTATGATATATCCAAGCTTTGTATCTTCACCCTGAAGCTTgccttaatatttttgtttatcttaTCCGGATGATACATTGAAGATTCAACCAGAGGTCAAGTCCATGCTTCTACATGGTACTTGCCAACCCTTTCTAGTGCTCTGAGCCATCTCACAGCCGATTCCTTAGGAACCCCACTTTCTTTGGAAATAATTTCTTCAAAAGCTGATAACACATCTGAGGGCATTTTGGTTGAAGAACCGGCAACATAGACCGCAGCTCCCTCACTCAG
Proteins encoded in this window:
- the LOC107416548 gene encoding small ribosomal subunit protein cS23, with protein sequence MAIHQFQAANWNASFRPSTSLPQAHFQNLKPIIHSSSSVFVKPRTSSIFTARSGSEFKLRHPSRKFQLSVSAAAESVVAEEYPVDDVTSGTPSENKEKLGVVVKPLKKPRLVLKFIWMEKNIGIGLDQLIPGHGTIPLSPYYFWPRKDAWEELKVLLESKPWISQKEMIILLNQATDIINLWQQSGGNLT